From Hydra vulgaris chromosome 15, alternate assembly HydraT2T_AEP, one genomic window encodes:
- the LOC136092312 gene encoding ARL14 effector protein-like, with protein sequence MMEKCSIGLECNVDCHKQGLTRRQGLLDLSAFSSVEKQELLWRAGLFDCEKLFTTVCYYHREYFGAAFERKFQKCCNLYKKHGNRKKNVKGNVKISLSMAITLKTQDIAAVPGWKLCSSCYKRVHCINKELKSIDQCYSRIEPEQEQRSSLDESLGSIGVSPIKLKSIPKHQQLPAAKRKFDQITGATANKIKKVYVIDPMITLTPSCTPLSSSIDNQIDDLYSLLNELKDKIKNVTSYSAKIQILTLTPESWSLAKSAEFFYVSNYLVREARKAKKNMA encoded by the exons atgatggAAAAGTGTTCTATTGGATTAGAATGTAATGTTGACTGCCACAAGCAAGGTTTAACAAGAAGACAAGGTCTTTTAGATCTATCAGCGTTTTCAAGTGTTGAAAAACAAGAGTTATTATGGAGAGCTGGTTTATTTGATtgtgaaaaattgtttacaacaGTTTGCTATTATCATAGAGAATACTTTGGAGCTgcatttgaaagaaaatttcagaaatgctgtaatctatataaaaaacatgGAAATCGAAAGAAAAATGTGAAAg GAAATGTGAAGATATCGCTATCAATGGCAATAACTCTAAAAACACAAGACATTGCTGCTGTACCTGGGTGGAAATTATGCAGTAGTTGTTACAAAAGGGTACATtgtataaataaagaattaaaatcaattgatCAATGCTATAGTAGGATTGAGCCTGAACAAGAACAACGTTCATCTCTCGATGAAAGTCTTGGATCTATAGGTGTGTCACCTATTAAGCTTAAATCAATTCCAAAACACCAACAATTACCAGCTGCCAAAAGAAAATTTGATCAAATAACTGGAGcaacagcaaacaaaataaaaaaagtttatgttattGATCCTATGATTACATTGACACCATCTTGTACACCATTAAGTTCTTCAATTGATAACCAAATTGACGATCTATACTCACTTTTAAATGAATTGaaagataagataaaaaatgtgACATCATACTCCGCAAAAATTCAGATATTAACACTAACTCCAGAATCATGGTCACTCGCAAAGTCtgcagaatttttttatgtatctaATTACCTAGTACGAGAAGCtagaaaagctaaaaaaaacatGGCATAA